Sequence from the Lysobacter solisilvae genome:
ACAACGTCACCATCGACTGCAACAACTTCAAGCTGGGCGGCCTGGCCGCGGGCGTCAGCTCGATGGCCATGGGCATCAGGACGGCCAACCACCAGAACATCACCGTGCGCAACTGCAACGTGCGCGGCTTCAACATCGGCATCAACTTCTACGGGGGCGCCGGCCACCTGGTCGAAGACAACCGTCTGGACAACAATCTGGTGTATGGCATCTACGTGTATGCCGGCAACTCCCTCATCCGGCGCAACCGCGTGTTCGACACCGGCGGCTCGCCTGGCGAGCCCGCGCCCACCGGCATCTGGGCCTCGGCCAACATCTTCGACAACGAGATCTCCGGCGTCTTCGGCAGCGCCGCGAACGTCTACCCCCGGGGCATCGTGCACATGCTCACTGGCGGCGGCGTGATCCAGGGCAACCACGTCAGCGGGCTGGCCACCTCCGGCGCCGGCACCGCGCAGGGCATCGCCGCCTCCAGCAGCGGCACCCGCGTGCAGGGCAACCACATCTCGGCCCAGGCCATGACCAACGGCGTCGGCGTCTACGCCCCCGGCGGCGCGAGCTTCTGCCTCGAAAACACGGTCTTCAACTATCAGACGCCACTGCAGGATTGCGGGTGGAGCGTGGGGAACCTGGCGTTGAACTCGCCTTGATGGGCGGGGGCGGCGGCGTCGATTGACCAGCCAGGTCGATCAATTGCCTCCGTCCCCATTATTCGGTGCCCGTCGCAGCGCCCGGACGGGTCAGTGCCCTTCGTCTCTTGATCCCTTAGTCCGCCGCCACGAACCGGATCGCCTCGGCGACGGCCTTGGGATTCTCGCGGTGGATGTTGTGCCCGGTGGCGTAGTACTTGTGCATGCCGCGCGACACGCCTGCGAACAGGTTCGCGTGCTGGCCCTTCCACAGGGCCTTGCCCTGCGCGGTTTCCTCGAACACGAACGGGTCGGCCGCTACCTGTGTCGCGGTGAGCAGTGCTACCGGTACGTCAGGCAGTTCCGGCGCGCTGCGGGGCGCAACGGCGGCGTTGTCCAACTGGGCGATCAGCAGCTTGTAGTCCTCCGCCATGGCCGGCGGCAGCATCGTCAATAGCGCCTTGTCGTCGGCCAGCACGCGCTCGCGATCGGCGTGCAGGAAGGCGGTGCGCTGCCCCATGGTCGCCGGATCGACCAGCACCAGGCCCCGAAGGCGCTGCGGATGCTGGCGCGCGAACTCGGTCGCCAGCAGGCCACCGTAGGAATGGCCGACCAGCACGACCTTGCGGCCGGGCGCCAGCGCGTCGATGACGGCGCCGAGGTCCTGCACATGCTGATCGATTGTCTTCGGGGCACCGTCCGTCCCGGACTTGCCCAGGCCAGCGCGTGCGTAGGTGATGCAGGTGCAGTCGGCGCCCAGCTTGGCGATCGTGTCCGTCCACACGCCGGCGCCCTGGCCAAAACCGGACTCGAACACAACGGTGACGGGCCCCTGCCCCTGCTGCTCCGCCTGCAGGCTGTAGCCCGTGCGGGCCACCTGCGTTCCGGTCGACTGTACGTCCGCCGCCTGCACCGTCGTCGCCGCGCATGCCAGCGCCAACGTCAGCATCCATCCCTTGGTCCCGAACGTCTTGCCCACTCATCACCCCCGCGTTGTTGATGTGCGCAGTGTGGCGGAATGAATGGAAGTGGCGCAGTGCATTTGGTCATGCATGTGAACGCAGGCGGGAGTGCTTGGCATATGTCGCCTGCGTTGGGCCTAGCCGCGCAGCGGCTTTGGCCGGAACCCCTGCCCGTAAGCCACCTTCAACTCGGCGAGCTCCTGCGGTGACAGGTGATACGCAAAGACCTGCAGTACAGGGGACGGAGGGAATTAAGGTCGCTTCTTCCCTCCCGCTTTTTCAGGAGTGGCGACTCCGCGTGGAGTCGCCCGTCGCAGGCATCGGGCGGGTTGGTTACCCCCTCTTTGATTGCCGAATCAAGCCGAGCCGCGAAGCTTCCGCTTGGATGAACTGTCAGGCAAGGCCCGCGTCACCCTTGAGCCGCCCTCTTAGGTACTTACCAGAAGCTCCCGCTAGCTCGCTCCTGTCAAAGAGCTTGCCTTGGAACTGGAAATCGCGACCAATGCGAATGATGAGCAACTGTTCAAAATCTCCCTGACTCTTGACGAGCACACGATCGCTGGTTTTCTCAGGCGAGATCGTCTTTACCTCGACAAGCTTTCCGGCAATCGTGCCGTCAGAGCCAGCCCTGTGGGTTGCATGTCGACGAAGTCCGAACTTGATCTCGGC
This genomic interval carries:
- a CDS encoding right-handed parallel beta-helix repeat-containing protein → MINPLRLLLIGALLLSPLAARAETHATCAGFIDSVPTAINTQGTWCLRHDLSTAVTMGSAIEISTNNVTIDCNNFKLGGLAAGVSSMAMGIRTANHQNITVRNCNVRGFNIGINFYGGAGHLVEDNRLDNNLVYGIYVYAGNSLIRRNRVFDTGGSPGEPAPTGIWASANIFDNEISGVFGSAANVYPRGIVHMLTGGGVIQGNHVSGLATSGAGTAQGIAASSSGTRVQGNHISAQAMTNGVGVYAPGGASFCLENTVFNYQTPLQDCGWSVGNLALNSP
- a CDS encoding alpha/beta fold hydrolase; the protein is MLTLALACAATTVQAADVQSTGTQVARTGYSLQAEQQGQGPVTVVFESGFGQGAGVWTDTIAKLGADCTCITYARAGLGKSGTDGAPKTIDQHVQDLGAVIDALAPGRKVVLVGHSYGGLLATEFARQHPQRLRGLVLVDPATMGQRTAFLHADRERVLADDKALLTMLPPAMAEDYKLLIAQLDNAAVAPRSAPELPDVPVALLTATQVAADPFVFEETAQGKALWKGQHANLFAGVSRGMHKYYATGHNIHRENPKAVAEAIRFVAAD